In one Lycium barbarum isolate Lr01 chromosome 7, ASM1917538v2, whole genome shotgun sequence genomic region, the following are encoded:
- the LOC132602305 gene encoding zinc finger protein ZAT9-like: MGEDQEVKHVCKLCNKRFPCGRSLGGHMRSHLINEKHSKKKQLDSIRNGDFSEGVYVLRENPKKTSKVSEDTLLTNEKRICKECGKGFLSWKALFGHMKCHSTRISSKNSVEEDSWNTQSDSNKKKRSTSTRIMKRYMAAATTSSTLTVSTNNSEQEEEVAMSLIMLSRDVANWVPLNECSDANSQFLQTQSHILTHQKKSSNSMDGEFVKLKNVRNGKAEQNIRASGIPKEVPTDKFLGDNKEKETIVDNGYRTEVEFPNKLVKLKIDSDQKENYSKKRSFEKNVYDCEQKFKFECTSCKKTFHSYQALGGHKAGHKKLKGCENSNISIVHLQNQAADSKLIKNFSNDTTIDESGEKVEANCVTTKQKGHECPICFKIFQSGQALGGHKRSHLIAEAKNNGIRAVEIHKPIPEIRDFLDLNLPAPVEEEHIEFQPWWIGSSHKHDQLVGLLS, translated from the coding sequence ATGGGAGAAGATCAAGAAGTGAAACATGTGTGCAAGTTGTGTAACAAAAGATTCCCATGTGGTAGATCTTTGGGGGGTCACATGAGGTCTCATTTGATCAATGAAAAGCATAGCAAAAAGAAGCAGCTTGATTCTATCAGGAATGGTGATTTTAGTGAAGGTGTTTATGTGCTGAGGGAGAATCCCAAGAAGACTTCAAAGGTAAGTGAAGATACTTTGCTTACCAATGAGAAGAGAATTTGCAAAGAATGTGGAAAAGGCTTCCTATCTTGGAAAGCCTTATTTGGCCACATGAAGTGCCACTCAACAAGAATCTCATCAAAGAACAGTGTGGAAGAAGATTCTTGGAATACCCAATCTGATAGTAATAAGAAGAAAAGATCAACATCAACAAGGATCATGAAAAGGTACATGGCTGCTGCTACAACTTCCTCCACTTTAACTGTTTCTACTAATAACTCCGAGCAAGAAGAGGAAGTTGCTATGAGTTTGATAATGCTCTCAAGAGATGTAGCAAATTGGGTTCCTCTAAATGAGTGTTCTGATGCTAATTCTCAGTTTCTGCAAACTCAATCACATATACTAACTCATCAAAAGAAGAGCTCCAACTCTATGGATGGTGAATTTGTCAAACTGAAGAATGTCAGAAATGGGAAGGCAGAGCAAAATATTAGAGCTTCTGGGATTCCAAAAGAAGTTCCAACTGATAAATTTCTTGGAGATAACAAAGAGAAAGAGACAATTGTAGATAATGGATATAGAACTGAAGTTGAATTTCCCAACAAGTTAGTCAAGTTAAAGATTGATTCTGATCAGAAAGAAAATTATAGCAAGAAAAGGAGCTTTGAAAAAAATGTTTATGATTGTGAGCAGAAATTCAAATTCGAGTGTACTAGTTGCAAAAAGACATTCCACTCTTACCAAGCTCTTGGAGGTCACAAAGCCGGCCACAAAAAGCTTAAAGGCTGTGAAAACAGTAATATTAGCATTGTACACTTGCAAAATCAAGCTGCTGACAGCAAGCTTATCAAGAATTTCAGCAATGATACTACTATCGATGAATCGGGGGAAAAAGTTGAGGCAAATTGTGTTACCACGAAGCAAAAGGGGCATGAGTGCCCAATTTGCTTCAAGATTTTCCAATCAGGCCAAGCTTTAGGTGGTCATAAGAGATCCCACTTGATTGCTGAAGCCAAAAACAACGGTATTCGAGCAGTTGAAATACATAAGCCAATACCAGAAATCAGAGACTTCCTGGATCTCAACCTGCCTGCTCCTGTTGAAGAAGAGCATATTGAGTTCCAGCCATGGTGGATTGGAAGCAGCCATAAACATGATCAACTAGTTGGCCTACTATCTTAA
- the LOC132603497 gene encoding uncharacterized protein LOC132603497 isoform X1, translated as MCGTTFYHQVFYKFSILFQFPLQLNMVQKRPYSEEKLYEVSSKQPRHVESNSRLVPVLDYFHHESVAMMKRCASGGDGGNNKKPDSGNIAETPFSPDQDVDTCIDGSASNSSWPTSSTSEEDIGFEVPFDTLRSPEYYIPSRTITHPREVYFSLLRNSPQKLVPIGPDFQAELPEWSGHSSKDEPIMEETHENMNLPSQALESYRVDHFCDENKLAGTCIIPMHNAELPADKGEIAGVERVECSCEDKGSMKCVRLHIKEAREKLKISLGEETFVRLGFCGVGEVVTEKWREEEGDLFHEVVFSNPASLGKDFWNKLAIKFPSRTRKELVSYYFNIFILRKRAKQNRFDPSNVDSDNDEWQEIDDTADDKDNMTDEDEDSVVESPEYNNSLGCNEIYRDDIQAYYENVGFTVWEVYKPLGFGSRKVFTELSAAECPDKLFDTNCSSKPTIQHLNRGVSDEAGSYDGSCTRDAPGVAPETPLGKTVNGRHWASDFACIGSDNGHDFLLGPCGVKEWDIGYLCCAKNEVDLLPTHTMIEEVFGDGAWSYKSRRDGHGLS; from the exons ATGTGTGGAACAACCTTTTACCACCAGGTTTTTTACAAATTCAGTATCTTATTTCAATTCCCTTTGCAGTTAAATATGGTGCAAAAGAGGCCATATAGTGAAGAGAAGTTGTATGAGGTTTCATCGAAGCAGCCAAGACATGTAGAATCGAACAGTCGGCTAGTTCCGGTTTTGGACTATTTTCATCATGAATCAGTGGCTATGATGAAGCGTTGTGCTTCAG GTGGAGATGGAGGTAATAACAAGAAACCTGATAGTGGCAACATTGCTGAAACTCCCTTTTCTCCTGATCAAGATGTCGATACATGCATTGATGGCTCTGCTTCAAACTCTTCTTGGCCCACTAGTAGCACTAGTGAAGAAGACATCGGGTTTGAGGTGCCTTTTGACACATTGAGGTCACCTGAATATTATATTCCATCGAGGACTATTACTCATCCGAGGGAGGTATATTTCTCTCTTTTGAGAAATTCTCCTCAAAAGTTGGTTCCTATTGGACCAGATTTCCAAGCTGAATTGCCTGAATGGAGTGGACACAGTAGTAAGGATGAACCTATCATGGAGGAAACACATGAGAACATGAATCTTCCTTCTCAAGCTCTAGAATCTTATCGTGTTGATCATTTTTGTGATGAAAATAAACTTGCAGGGACGTGTATCATTCCAATGCATAATGCAGAGTTACCTGCAGACAAGGGGGAGATTGCTGGGGTGGAAAGAGTTGAATGTTCTTGTGAGGATAAAGGTTCCATGAAATGTGTTCGACTGCACATCAAGGAAGCCAGAGAAAAACTTAAGATATCCCTTGGTGAGGAGACATTCGTTAGGCTGGGTTTTTGTGGTGTGGGAGAGGTAGTGACAGAGAAATGGCGTGAAGAGGAAGGGGATTTATTTCATGAGGTTGTATTCTCAAATCCTGCTTCTCTAGGCAAGGATTTCTGGAACAAGCTTGCTATCAAATTTCCTTCACGGACCAGGAAGGAACTTGTCAGCTATTACTTTAACATCTTTATTTTGCGAAAACGTGCCAAGCAGAACAGATTTGATCCATCCAACGTCGACAGTGATAATGATGAATGGCAGGAGATTGATGACACTGCTGATGACAAAGATAATATGACGGATGAAGATGAGGATTCTGTGGTAGAATCACCAGAATATAACAATAGTCTTGGCTGTAATGAGATTTATAGGGATGATATTCAGGCATATTATGAGAATGTTGGTTTCACAGTTTGGGAAGTCTATAAACCTCTAGGCTTTGGTAGCAGGAAGGTCTTCACTGAGTTGTCGGCAGCAGAATGCCCTGATAAATTATTTGATACTAACTGCAGTTCTAAACCCACTATTCAGCATCTAAACAGAGGCGTTTCAGATGAAGCTGGTAGTTATGATGGCTCCTGTACACGTGATGCGCCGGGGGTAGCTCCAGAAACACCTCTAGGAAAGACTGTCAATGGTAGACATTGGGCAAGTGATTTTGCCTGTATTGGCAGCGACAATGGGCATGACTTTTTGTTGGGACCGTGCGGTGTTAAAGAATGGGATATCGGGTATTTGTGCTGTGCCAAGAATGAAGTTGACTTATTACCAACCCACACTATGATCGAAGAAGTATTTGGTGATGGAGCTTGGAGTTACAAGAGCAGAAGAGATGGTCACGGCTTAAGCTGA
- the LOC132603497 gene encoding uncharacterized protein LOC132603497 isoform X2 → MVQKRPYSEEKLYEVSSKQPRHVESNSRLVPVLDYFHHESVAMMKRCASGGDGGNNKKPDSGNIAETPFSPDQDVDTCIDGSASNSSWPTSSTSEEDIGFEVPFDTLRSPEYYIPSRTITHPREVYFSLLRNSPQKLVPIGPDFQAELPEWSGHSSKDEPIMEETHENMNLPSQALESYRVDHFCDENKLAGTCIIPMHNAELPADKGEIAGVERVECSCEDKGSMKCVRLHIKEAREKLKISLGEETFVRLGFCGVGEVVTEKWREEEGDLFHEVVFSNPASLGKDFWNKLAIKFPSRTRKELVSYYFNIFILRKRAKQNRFDPSNVDSDNDEWQEIDDTADDKDNMTDEDEDSVVESPEYNNSLGCNEIYRDDIQAYYENVGFTVWEVYKPLGFGSRKVFTELSAAECPDKLFDTNCSSKPTIQHLNRGVSDEAGSYDGSCTRDAPGVAPETPLGKTVNGRHWASDFACIGSDNGHDFLLGPCGVKEWDIGYLCCAKNEVDLLPTHTMIEEVFGDGAWSYKSRRDGHGLS, encoded by the exons ATGGTGCAAAAGAGGCCATATAGTGAAGAGAAGTTGTATGAGGTTTCATCGAAGCAGCCAAGACATGTAGAATCGAACAGTCGGCTAGTTCCGGTTTTGGACTATTTTCATCATGAATCAGTGGCTATGATGAAGCGTTGTGCTTCAG GTGGAGATGGAGGTAATAACAAGAAACCTGATAGTGGCAACATTGCTGAAACTCCCTTTTCTCCTGATCAAGATGTCGATACATGCATTGATGGCTCTGCTTCAAACTCTTCTTGGCCCACTAGTAGCACTAGTGAAGAAGACATCGGGTTTGAGGTGCCTTTTGACACATTGAGGTCACCTGAATATTATATTCCATCGAGGACTATTACTCATCCGAGGGAGGTATATTTCTCTCTTTTGAGAAATTCTCCTCAAAAGTTGGTTCCTATTGGACCAGATTTCCAAGCTGAATTGCCTGAATGGAGTGGACACAGTAGTAAGGATGAACCTATCATGGAGGAAACACATGAGAACATGAATCTTCCTTCTCAAGCTCTAGAATCTTATCGTGTTGATCATTTTTGTGATGAAAATAAACTTGCAGGGACGTGTATCATTCCAATGCATAATGCAGAGTTACCTGCAGACAAGGGGGAGATTGCTGGGGTGGAAAGAGTTGAATGTTCTTGTGAGGATAAAGGTTCCATGAAATGTGTTCGACTGCACATCAAGGAAGCCAGAGAAAAACTTAAGATATCCCTTGGTGAGGAGACATTCGTTAGGCTGGGTTTTTGTGGTGTGGGAGAGGTAGTGACAGAGAAATGGCGTGAAGAGGAAGGGGATTTATTTCATGAGGTTGTATTCTCAAATCCTGCTTCTCTAGGCAAGGATTTCTGGAACAAGCTTGCTATCAAATTTCCTTCACGGACCAGGAAGGAACTTGTCAGCTATTACTTTAACATCTTTATTTTGCGAAAACGTGCCAAGCAGAACAGATTTGATCCATCCAACGTCGACAGTGATAATGATGAATGGCAGGAGATTGATGACACTGCTGATGACAAAGATAATATGACGGATGAAGATGAGGATTCTGTGGTAGAATCACCAGAATATAACAATAGTCTTGGCTGTAATGAGATTTATAGGGATGATATTCAGGCATATTATGAGAATGTTGGTTTCACAGTTTGGGAAGTCTATAAACCTCTAGGCTTTGGTAGCAGGAAGGTCTTCACTGAGTTGTCGGCAGCAGAATGCCCTGATAAATTATTTGATACTAACTGCAGTTCTAAACCCACTATTCAGCATCTAAACAGAGGCGTTTCAGATGAAGCTGGTAGTTATGATGGCTCCTGTACACGTGATGCGCCGGGGGTAGCTCCAGAAACACCTCTAGGAAAGACTGTCAATGGTAGACATTGGGCAAGTGATTTTGCCTGTATTGGCAGCGACAATGGGCATGACTTTTTGTTGGGACCGTGCGGTGTTAAAGAATGGGATATCGGGTATTTGTGCTGTGCCAAGAATGAAGTTGACTTATTACCAACCCACACTATGATCGAAGAAGTATTTGGTGATGGAGCTTGGAGTTACAAGAGCAGAAGAGATGGTCACGGCTTAAGCTGA